From a region of the Helianthus annuus cultivar XRQ/B chromosome 5, HanXRQr2.0-SUNRISE, whole genome shotgun sequence genome:
- the LOC110939825 gene encoding guanylate kinase 2, which yields MGEAPALFIDDVQRSFSKVFDLKLNDFDTAIVVGHKTYVIGGTGEPTSSGVRIFNKLTGEWVIPTILGTKPESLKGFSCVLLNEDRILIIKKNSKSNESVWFLEVDTQFIRDQKNKSETEVVAWSKGVIGNAEQPIVISGPSGVGKGTLINMLMKEFPMMFGFSVSHTTRAPREKEQNGVHYHFTKHNVMEEDITSGKFLEFAAVHGNLYGTSIEAVDVVADAGKRCILDIDVQGARSVRASSLEAIFVFVCPPSFEELEKRLRARGTETEEQIQKRLRNAKAELEQGQSSGLFDHILVNDDIKACYEQLKNILGISENINAAPIIANKVFDLPVDLSLSKTDEKILINCGTAEQNVVLDLSSMKGGAPARTRGLDMYGFDQ from the exons ATG GGGGAAGCTCCAGCTTTATTTATTGATGATGTGCAAAGGAGTTTTTCAAAAGTGTTTGATCTAAAACTGAACGATTTCGACACCGCGATTGTTGTTGGACACAAAACT TATGTTATTGGTGGGACGGGTGAGCCAACATCAAGTGGAGTTCGTATTTTCAACAAGTTGACCGGTGAATG GGTGATACCGACCATTCTAGGGACAAAACCGGAATCACTCAAGGGCTTCTCATGTGTTCTTTTGAACGAAGATAGAATCTTGATCATCAAAAAGAATTCCAAATCCAATGAATCCGTCTGGTTTCTTGAG GTGGACACACAATTCATTCGGGACCAAAAGAATAAATCTGAAACCGAAGTTGTCGCTTGGAGCAAGGGCGTTATCGGCAATGCAGAGCAGCCCATAGTGATTAGTGGCCCCTCCGGGGTGGGTAAGGGTACCCTAATTAATATGCTCATGAAAGAATTCCCCATGATGTTTGGATTCTCGGTTAGCCACACGACTCGTGCTCCAAGAGAGAAGGAGCAAAACGGGGTGCATTATCATTTCACTAAACACAACGTTATGGAAGAAGATATTACATCCGGAAAATTTCTCGAGTTTGCCGCAGTCCATGGTAATCTTTACGGGACTAGCATAGAAGCTGTTGATGTCGTTGCTGATGCTGGAAAG AGATGTATTCTCGACATTGATGTTCAAGGAGCAAGGTCCGTGAGGGCGAGTTCACTCGAAGCTATTTTCGTTTTTGTCTGCCCGCCGTCATTTGAGGAGCTTGAAAAGCGCCTTCGTGCAAG AGGGACGGAAACCGAAGAACAGATCCAGAAAAGACTTAGAAACGCAAAGGCTGAACTTGAACAAGGACAGTCTTCGGGGCTTTTCGATCATATTTTAGTGAACGATGATATTAAAGCGTGTTACGAGCAACTTAAG AATATCTTGGGTATTAGCGAAAACATCAACGCTGCCCCGATAATCG CGAATAAAGTGTTTGATTTGCCTGTGGACCTCTCATTGTCCAAAACCGACGAAAAGATCCTGATTAACTGCGGGACTGCCGAACAAAA CGTTGTTCTTGATTTATCTTCGATGAAAGGAGGGGCGCCTGCCCGAACGAGAGGACTAGATATGTACGGTTTTGATCAATAA